GTAAGCTGATgatactcaattaaaaaaaaaaaaaaaaaaaaaaaaaattcaagcagaGCTCCATACCACAGTTTTCCTTCAAGTCAGCTGGCCGGCAGGCACAGTTTTCTGACCACCAGGAACAGAAACTTTGGCTCcaaggcaaatgaaaaaaaaaagtatttccacTTACAACGTGAAAATACAGAAAGttcatcaaagaaagaaaactatcaaaGTCTACTTCCAGCAAAACTGAGGTAGCACTGCTTTCTCTGCATTCAATGCTTAAGTGGTTCTCAGTACAATGTGTTCTAAAAAAAAACCGCTCACTTGACTGACAGGTGCAGCATGTTGATGGATAAACTCAACATGAAATGCAATAGGTCAAAGAAGGAATGAGCAAGAAGTGAGGAAAATAAGGGTTCCAGATAAATTAGCTTAAAAGGGGGTTGTCACCAGACTACAAATGCTCTTGGCTGGCCTTGGCTCTCCAAGAGCTTTAAATCGCCTGGGAATTAATGCAATGTGGTTAACAATTAACACTGCTATTCAACTCTgtgtaaatctttaaaaataattattacaacCTAAATTCAACGATGTAAACAGCACTACACACAGTACAGACCTGCCCTGAAAAACAAGAATATGCAAAACTGAGATCTGGCACTGTATCGTTTTGTAATGATAATTCAACCTAACTGTCCCATTCCCCCCTCCCTGCTCtacaccctcccccacccccaccccccaaaatctAATTTGTGCAAGAAGTGGCAGGCTTATTCTATCTGAaggcttcaaaaacaaaaaaaaaaagatacacaacatGTAGCCAGGTTCAAATATTTTGGGggaccctccccccaaaaaagaaataaccaaaataaccaaaaagtgAAGAAAGTGCCTAAAACATGATACAGCATTTTAGAGCCCTTTCAGATACAAGGCAGAGAAAGGTGTAAAGTAGAAAATATCCGGATCTTCAGTAATTTCCAGAAAGGTCCAATTCCTTGGTTGGCTGCAGGGCAGCGGGCAGATCCTTGCTGCTGCTCCTGAGACAGAGCCACTAAGTCTGCTCCTCGGGACATAAGCCCTCGGGCCCTGAGCTGAGTgcacctctcccttccccttctcttttccttcgcTCCATCTCCCACTCCACAAAGGTATCAAAGAGACTTGGCCAGGCCTCATCCTCACTGTAGTTGCTGAGGTCAGGGCCAATCACCTGAGTGAAGTTAAGGAACATGTTCCAAGTGTCCCTGGAGATGCCCTTGATCCCCGAGGGGTTCTCTGTTAGGAAGTTTAGCCACTGGTCCAATACTGGAGGATTGTTCTGGGTAAAGACTAGTTTCCACAGGGCAATGGCTATTTCCCGATGCAGTGACCGCTGCCCTTCTTCAGAGTCCAGGCCGAACTGAAATGTAAACCGGTAGAGATCCTTGAATTTATCCTCTTGTTTGGCTTCTGTTAAGAGGCTAGGGAACCGTGCACAGATCCCATCAATGCTGTCTGCACTTATTGCTTTGCAGCCATCAAAAAACTCCTTCCTGCAACAGGAAGGAGGGGGCACAATTAATAATTGTAAACGGTATCATTTACTGAGAGGCAATATAGTATCATAATTAAGAGGGTAGCTGTGAGGCTGTCTGGATTTGAATGCCAACTCCTCCGCTAACTGTAGTCCTATTTCTTCAACTGCCAAATGGTGAGAATACTACCTTACTTCATAGGGTTCTGGTGAGGACTAAACAGGTTAATATGTCAGCTGCTTCtgatagtgcctggcacatggtagacagCTGATAATGGTTCATTCATGCATCTATTCATCTTTCCAAAGCTAAACTCAAAGTCTCCTGCTCCATGCTCTGTTTCCCATTCTGCAACTGTGATTAAGCTGTAGACTCTTCTCCAAGATGGGGAGtctctgcctgttttccttttgattctctagaggttgtttgtttttggaatatttttggtGACTGCCAAGGGAAGTTTTTGAAGCCAAAGTTTCTGGATGAACCTGGGTAACCCTGCCACCAGAGATCAAAGTTccgttattaaaaaacaaaaattgagtttgtttgtttttttttttttttttttttttgcggtacgcgggcctctcactgttgtggcctctcccgttgcggagcacaggctccggacgcgcaggctcagcggccatggctcacggcccagccgctccgcggcatgcgggatcttcccggaccggggcacgaacccatgtcccctgcatcggcaggcagactctcaaccactgcgccaccagggaagcccttgagtatgtatttttaacatctatataacACTTTTAGCTTACAGCATGGTCTCACATTGATCATGATCTCAGAGATTTCTACAACTGCTGAAGATGGAACGTCTGAGGTCTGTCGAGTAACC
This region of Physeter macrocephalus isolate SW-GA chromosome 14, ASM283717v5, whole genome shotgun sequence genomic DNA includes:
- the DCUN1D3 gene encoding DCN1-like protein 3, translating into MGQCVTKCKNPSSTLGSKNGDRDPSSKSHGRRGAGHREEQLPACGKPGGDILVNGTKKAEAATETCQLPASSGDAGREPKSNAEESSLQRLEELFRRYKDEREDAILEEGMERFCNDLCVDPTEFRVLLLAWKFQAATMCKFTRKEFFDGCKAISADSIDGICARFPSLLTEAKQEDKFKDLYRFTFQFGLDSEEGQRSLHREIAIALWKLVFTQNNPPVLDQWLNFLTENPSGIKGISRDTWNMFLNFTQVIGPDLSNYSEDEAWPSLFDTFVEWEMERRKREGEGRGALSSGPEGLCPEEQT